The proteins below come from a single Rhodococcus sp. WMMA185 genomic window:
- a CDS encoding response regulator, whose product MPITVLLVDDQELMRMGLTMVLDAHDDITVVGEAGDGAAAVVAARKLQPDVVLMDVRMPVVDGVSATAQIVESGAASRVLVMTTFDLDEHAMGALRAGASGFLLKDTPSEDLVSAIRSVAAGDAVVSPRVTRRLLACFLSEDSAPRRDPEILDVLTGREREVLQVVATGLSNAEIAERLFLSESTIKSHVGRILTKLNLRDRVQAVVLAYETGLVRPGVRHGREKIGSAGR is encoded by the coding sequence GTGCCTATCACCGTGCTACTCGTCGATGACCAGGAACTGATGCGGATGGGCCTCACCATGGTGCTCGACGCTCACGACGACATCACGGTCGTCGGTGAGGCCGGCGATGGAGCGGCCGCGGTCGTCGCGGCGCGCAAGCTTCAACCGGACGTGGTGCTGATGGACGTCCGGATGCCAGTGGTGGACGGGGTGAGCGCGACCGCCCAGATCGTCGAATCGGGCGCCGCGAGTCGAGTGTTGGTGATGACGACGTTCGACCTGGACGAGCACGCCATGGGCGCGTTGCGGGCCGGGGCCAGCGGGTTCCTGCTCAAGGACACACCGTCGGAGGATCTGGTGTCGGCCATTCGCAGTGTCGCGGCGGGAGACGCGGTGGTGTCACCCAGGGTGACCAGGCGGCTGCTGGCCTGTTTTCTCAGTGAGGATTCCGCCCCACGCCGCGACCCCGAGATTCTCGACGTGCTGACCGGGCGGGAACGGGAAGTGCTGCAAGTGGTTGCGACCGGGCTGTCGAACGCGGAAATTGCCGAACGACTGTTCCTGTCCGAGTCGACGATCAAGTCCCATGTCGGACGGATTCTCACCAAACTGAATCTTCGGGACCGGGTGCAGGCGGTTGTACTGGCTTACGAGACTGGACTGGTGCGACCTGGGGTTCGCCACGGTCGGGAGAAAATCGGTTCAGCCGGACGTTGA
- a CDS encoding CBS domain-containing protein, whose product MRIADVLRNKGPAVATVDPGMSVSEVIGELARHNVGALVVMEEGVVAGIVTERDVVRRIHDRGPDVLSARVADIMTTAIFACIPSDTVDSLAETMTERRIRHLPVIVDGQLVGIVSIGDVVKSRIDELQTERDQLESYIDQG is encoded by the coding sequence ATGCGGATCGCGGATGTGTTGCGGAACAAGGGCCCGGCGGTGGCGACCGTCGATCCCGGGATGTCGGTCAGCGAGGTGATCGGCGAGTTGGCCCGACATAACGTCGGTGCGCTGGTGGTGATGGAAGAAGGTGTCGTCGCCGGGATCGTCACAGAACGCGACGTGGTCCGCCGAATCCATGATCGCGGCCCCGATGTCCTGAGTGCACGGGTCGCGGACATCATGACCACCGCAATCTTTGCCTGTATTCCGTCCGACACCGTCGACAGTCTCGCCGAAACTATGACCGAGCGCCGAATCCGACACCTGCCGGTAATCGTAGACGGACAACTGGTGGGCATCGTCAGCATCGGTGACGTGGTGAAGAGCCGGATAGACGAACTGCAGACCGAACGCGACCAACTCGAGTCGTATATCGACCAGGGCTGA
- a CDS encoding FxsA family protein, translating into MYAALFLMYVVVEVAALVLVGQVIGVLWTVLLLLGGTLIGLLLMRSQWRRVIEGLRLAARGNGSPGAAVADGALVALGSVLMFVPGLVTSALGILLLIPPTRWLLRPAVVLLAGSRATTVAAGAGAFTRAGRRESGEVVDGEVVDEVFEGEVFEGRVIEGEVIEGEVREKEPRTPTREPDGPT; encoded by the coding sequence ATGTACGCCGCACTGTTCCTGATGTACGTCGTGGTGGAGGTCGCCGCGCTCGTTCTCGTCGGGCAGGTGATCGGCGTGTTGTGGACGGTGCTGCTCCTGCTCGGAGGAACACTCATCGGCCTGCTATTGATGCGCTCCCAGTGGCGCCGGGTGATCGAGGGCTTGCGCCTCGCGGCGCGCGGGAACGGTTCTCCCGGTGCCGCGGTCGCCGACGGTGCGCTCGTCGCACTCGGGTCGGTACTCATGTTCGTTCCAGGCCTGGTCACCTCCGCACTCGGGATACTTCTCCTCATCCCGCCCACCAGGTGGCTTCTTCGACCTGCCGTCGTCCTGCTCGCAGGCAGCCGCGCCACGACCGTCGCTGCAGGGGCGGGGGCTTTCACTCGGGCAGGTCGCCGCGAGTCCGGGGAGGTGGTCGATGGTGAAGTCGTCGACGAGGTCTTCGAGGGCGAGGTGTTCGAAGGCAGGGTTATCGAAGGCGAGGTCATCGAGGGCGAAGTGCGTGAGAAAGAGCCTCGTACCCCTACCCGTGAACCCGACGGTCCGACCTGA
- a CDS encoding sensor histidine kinase has protein sequence MRRFSLWLRGKPTVADSMLAAVLVMLEVLVFASSEGTPPRVQLIMGLLLCLPVVWRRTYPRTVAVVILVASITSTTISYAIGLDDLDPEHPGFFALAVALYTLVAYVGRRAAALYVVGLVVDSVLAIWLLRQGVAANAVFALLVFALSWVTAEFLGARRAYDEEVAARLAVAEYDRDRRAAEAVAAERTRIARELHDVVAHAVSVMIVQADGASYAVKTKPDVAMKALANIGSTGREALAELRRTVSLLRTEPATDDMPQHGTAGLARVADMMRRAGLPVEMELTGELDDISPAISLGVHRLVQESLTNVLRHAGERPRAKVRVLRRDADVLVEVTDNGNASGQFPHGSGNGLLGMRERVAVLHGTLEAGRQTDGSWRVGAELPLEPRE, from the coding sequence ATGCGGAGATTCAGCCTGTGGTTGCGAGGCAAACCGACTGTCGCGGACTCGATGCTGGCGGCGGTCCTCGTCATGTTGGAGGTGCTGGTCTTCGCGTCATCGGAGGGCACGCCCCCGAGGGTGCAGCTGATCATGGGTTTGCTGTTGTGCCTGCCGGTCGTATGGCGGCGCACCTATCCACGCACGGTGGCCGTAGTCATCCTGGTCGCGTCGATCACGAGCACCACCATCAGCTATGCGATCGGCCTCGACGACCTGGATCCCGAGCACCCCGGATTCTTCGCACTCGCCGTGGCGCTCTACACCCTCGTCGCGTACGTCGGCCGGCGGGCCGCGGCTTTGTACGTGGTGGGTCTCGTCGTCGATTCGGTGCTGGCGATCTGGTTGCTCCGGCAAGGGGTCGCCGCAAACGCTGTGTTCGCGTTGTTGGTCTTCGCACTCTCCTGGGTCACCGCGGAGTTCCTCGGTGCGCGGCGAGCTTACGACGAGGAAGTGGCCGCCCGGCTCGCGGTCGCCGAGTACGACCGGGATCGGCGCGCCGCCGAAGCCGTCGCCGCTGAGCGGACCCGAATCGCGCGAGAGTTGCACGACGTGGTTGCGCACGCGGTGAGCGTGATGATCGTGCAGGCCGACGGCGCCTCCTACGCGGTCAAGACGAAACCTGACGTCGCAATGAAGGCGCTGGCCAACATTGGGTCTACCGGCCGGGAAGCCCTCGCCGAGCTGCGGCGGACCGTGTCGCTGCTCCGCACGGAGCCAGCCACCGACGATATGCCCCAGCACGGAACCGCAGGCCTCGCTCGCGTGGCCGACATGATGCGCAGGGCCGGTCTGCCGGTCGAGATGGAGTTGACCGGGGAGTTGGACGACATCAGCCCAGCGATCAGTCTCGGCGTACACCGACTGGTTCAGGAATCGCTGACGAATGTGCTGCGGCACGCCGGTGAACGCCCTCGCGCCAAGGTGCGCGTGCTACGGCGCGACGCCGACGTTCTGGTCGAGGTCACCGACAACGGCAATGCATCGGGCCAGTTTCCACACGGTTCTGGCAACGGGCTGCTGGGGATGCGCGAGCGGGTCGCCGTCCTGCACGGCACGCTCGAGGCGGGTCGGCAGACTGACGGGAGTTGGCGGGTGGGCGCAGAGTTGCCGCTCGAACCGCGTGAATGA
- a CDS encoding RNA polymerase-binding protein RbpA produces the protein MADRVLRGSRLGAVSYETDRDHDLAPRRMAKYRCDNGEVFDIPFADDAEIPGTWLCRNGLEGTLIEGTAPEAKKVKPPRTHWDMLLERRSKEELEDLLKERLDLLKAKRRGA, from the coding sequence ATGGCAGATCGCGTACTTCGAGGGAGCCGCCTCGGAGCGGTGAGTTACGAAACCGATCGTGACCACGACCTCGCACCCCGCCGAATGGCCAAATACCGGTGTGACAACGGTGAGGTCTTCGATATTCCCTTCGCCGACGACGCCGAGATTCCTGGTACCTGGCTGTGCCGGAACGGGCTCGAGGGAACCCTGATCGAGGGCACCGCGCCCGAGGCCAAGAAGGTGAAGCCGCCGCGCACCCACTGGGACATGCTGCTCGAGCGTCGTTCCAAGGAAGAGTTGGAAGACCTGCTCAAGGAGCGCCTCGATCTGCTCAAAGCGAAACGCCGGGGAGCGTGA
- the lnt gene encoding apolipoprotein N-acyltransferase encodes MSFMGNRTARSWGTGAQGVYLRCLLSVFAGFLVFAGFPPRPLWFLAPIGIALLTLVLTGGGGNPPRLRAGFGYGYLAGLGFLLPLLPWIGVYVGPLPWLALAAVESLFIGMFGLLAVLVSRLRWAPLWIAACWSLTEWLRSSVPFGGFPWGRLAFGQSEGWLLPLASVGGSPLLSFAVALTGAGLASVAVTVRARARGATDLERPLAGGLVAALAATIVSAALWPTLPNMDSGYRTITVAAIQGSVPRLGLDFNAQRKQVLDNHVNRTIELAEDVASGAAPQPDVVVWPENASDIDPLRNADAAADITRASEAIGAPILVGAVLVNSDGTTTNSVIVWDGDSGPQERHDKKIIQPFGEYLPYREFFRHFSSYADRAGHFVPGYGDGVVHADGIAVGVATCYEVAFDRAFEQSIRSGAEFLAVPTNNATFGDTEMTYQQLAMSKVRAVEHGRAVVVAATSGVSAIIAPDGSTVAQSPLFAPAALVSQVPLRTDLTLASRLGPAPEVILCLGAVGASALALLQLRRDRRVRVAGAAAGSPPDSSDA; translated from the coding sequence ATGTCGTTTATGGGTAATCGGACCGCGCGGAGCTGGGGCACGGGCGCCCAGGGCGTGTACCTGCGCTGTTTGCTGTCGGTGTTCGCCGGATTCTTGGTGTTCGCCGGTTTCCCGCCACGGCCGCTGTGGTTTCTCGCGCCGATCGGCATCGCGCTGCTGACCTTGGTCCTCACCGGCGGAGGCGGCAACCCGCCACGCCTGCGCGCCGGGTTCGGGTACGGCTATCTCGCCGGTCTCGGATTCCTCCTGCCGCTACTGCCGTGGATCGGGGTGTACGTCGGACCCCTGCCCTGGCTGGCGCTCGCCGCCGTCGAGTCACTGTTCATCGGGATGTTCGGACTGTTGGCCGTGCTCGTCTCCCGGCTGCGCTGGGCGCCCCTGTGGATCGCGGCGTGCTGGTCGCTCACCGAGTGGCTCCGTTCGAGTGTCCCGTTCGGCGGCTTTCCGTGGGGCAGGTTGGCGTTCGGGCAGTCGGAGGGGTGGCTGTTGCCGTTGGCGAGTGTCGGCGGCTCCCCGCTGCTCAGCTTCGCGGTCGCTTTGACCGGCGCGGGGCTGGCGTCCGTGGCGGTGACTGTGCGCGCTCGGGCGAGGGGCGCGACAGACCTCGAGCGCCCCCTTGCGGGCGGTTTGGTCGCCGCCCTGGCTGCGACGATCGTGTCGGCAGCGCTCTGGCCGACGCTGCCGAACATGGATTCGGGATACCGAACGATCACCGTGGCCGCGATTCAGGGCAGCGTTCCCAGGCTGGGGCTCGATTTCAACGCCCAACGCAAACAGGTCCTCGACAATCACGTGAACCGGACCATCGAGCTTGCCGAGGACGTCGCGTCGGGCGCAGCGCCGCAACCCGACGTCGTCGTCTGGCCCGAGAACGCGTCCGACATCGATCCACTGCGCAATGCCGACGCGGCCGCCGACATCACGCGCGCGTCCGAGGCGATCGGCGCACCCATCCTGGTGGGGGCGGTCCTGGTCAATTCCGACGGCACCACCACCAACTCGGTGATTGTGTGGGACGGCGACTCGGGGCCGCAGGAGCGGCACGACAAGAAGATCATCCAACCGTTCGGCGAATACCTGCCCTACCGTGAGTTCTTCCGGCACTTCTCCTCCTACGCCGATCGAGCAGGCCATTTCGTTCCGGGTTACGGCGACGGGGTCGTCCACGCGGACGGCATCGCTGTGGGAGTCGCGACGTGCTACGAGGTGGCCTTCGACAGGGCCTTCGAGCAGTCGATCCGCAGTGGGGCCGAATTCTTGGCCGTCCCGACCAACAACGCCACGTTCGGCGACACCGAGATGACCTATCAGCAGCTCGCGATGTCGAAGGTACGGGCCGTAGAGCACGGTCGGGCGGTCGTCGTGGCGGCGACGAGCGGTGTGAGCGCAATCATCGCCCCAGACGGTTCGACGGTCGCGCAGTCCCCGCTGTTCGCTCCGGCGGCGCTGGTGTCGCAGGTGCCCTTGCGGACCGACCTCACATTGGCGAGTCGGCTGGGCCCTGCACCTGAGGTGATTCTGTGCCTCGGTGCGGTCGGGGCCAGCGCTCTTGCCCTGCTACAACTCCGTCGCGATCGTCGTGTACGAGTAGCCGGCGCAGCGGCCGGGAGCCCCCCTGACTCATCCGACGCCTGA
- a CDS encoding TSUP family transporter has translation MNAGDWTLLLTAAAAAGWVDAVVGGGGLILLPALFLALPQLTPQAALATNKLTAFTGTSAAVFTFARRIPMNWRLLGPAFLLAAATSALGAATVSRINKDLFIPIIMVVLVGVAVFVTIRPQLGVTLAKDPPTRRKIVAVVLLAAGAFGFYDGLFGPGTGTFLIISFATFLGTEFVRSAAMAKVINLGSNFGALVLFAATGHVLWALGLSMAVCNVIGAVTGSRMALTKGAGFVRITLLIVVIVMVIRLGWQQFG, from the coding sequence ATGAATGCGGGTGACTGGACGCTACTGCTCACGGCTGCGGCGGCTGCGGGATGGGTCGACGCGGTGGTCGGTGGCGGCGGGCTGATCCTCTTGCCCGCGTTGTTCCTCGCCCTCCCCCAGTTGACGCCGCAAGCGGCCCTGGCCACAAACAAGCTCACCGCCTTCACCGGAACATCGGCGGCCGTATTCACTTTCGCACGCCGAATTCCGATGAACTGGCGACTGCTCGGTCCCGCATTCCTGCTGGCGGCGGCGACCTCCGCGCTCGGTGCGGCGACAGTGTCGCGGATCAACAAGGACCTGTTCATTCCGATCATCATGGTGGTGCTCGTCGGCGTTGCGGTGTTCGTCACGATCCGTCCCCAGCTTGGCGTCACCTTGGCGAAGGACCCTCCCACGCGGCGGAAGATTGTCGCGGTTGTGCTGCTCGCGGCGGGAGCCTTCGGGTTCTACGACGGCCTGTTCGGTCCGGGAACCGGGACGTTCCTCATCATCAGCTTCGCAACGTTCCTGGGTACGGAGTTCGTGCGCAGCGCCGCGATGGCGAAAGTGATCAACCTCGGGTCGAACTTCGGTGCGCTGGTGCTCTTTGCGGCCACGGGACACGTGTTGTGGGCACTCGGTCTGAGCATGGCGGTGTGCAACGTGATCGGAGCCGTCACCGGTTCGCGGATGGCCTTGACCAAGGGCGCCGGGTTCGTCCGCATCACGTTGCTGATCGTGGTGATCGTCATGGTGATCCGATTGGGCTGGCAGCAGTTCGGCTGA
- a CDS encoding metallopeptidase TldD-related protein: MIEPQQLVEQVLARATVDETIVIVTDASEASLRWAGSSMTTNGVSTSRSWTVISIVRSGESAQVGVVTSASVDAADVDAVVRSAERAARGAGRASDAMPLLTGTETDEHWDDRAERTEIGVFEQLGQDLSKGFDGNVRLYGFAHHQLHTTWLGTSTGIRRRVVQPIGSVEINGKRGDASAWVGTSTKDFTDVATSKLLRDLETRLDWASNRVELPAGRYETVLPPSAVADLMICLMWAMEGRAAQEGHSALSAPGGTRIGERLSTLPLTLYSNPVEPGLEYASFVTAASSSESVSVFDNGMDAGRVDWVLGGTIDALAYPRAAAKEFGTEATVPGDNLILDGQGSLSLDEMVSETERGLLLTTLWYIREVDPATLLLTGLTRDGVYLIENGKVTGAVNNFRFNESPLDLLRRVTEAGATERTLPREWKDWFTRTAMPALRVPDFHMSSVSKAF; encoded by the coding sequence ATGATCGAACCGCAGCAGCTCGTCGAGCAGGTCCTTGCTCGGGCCACCGTCGATGAGACCATCGTCATCGTCACCGACGCCAGTGAGGCGTCCCTGCGATGGGCGGGTAGCTCGATGACCACCAATGGCGTCTCCACCTCCCGTAGTTGGACGGTCATCTCGATCGTCAGGAGCGGCGAGAGCGCACAGGTGGGCGTGGTCACCTCGGCCAGCGTCGATGCCGCCGACGTCGATGCAGTGGTGCGCTCCGCCGAACGCGCCGCCCGCGGCGCCGGTCGCGCGTCCGATGCGATGCCCCTGCTCACTGGCACCGAGACCGACGAGCACTGGGACGACCGCGCCGAACGCACCGAGATCGGCGTATTCGAGCAACTCGGCCAAGATCTGAGCAAGGGTTTCGACGGCAACGTTCGACTCTACGGATTCGCCCATCACCAGCTACACACCACCTGGCTCGGTACCTCTACCGGGATCCGACGCAGGGTGGTCCAGCCCATCGGGTCGGTCGAGATCAACGGCAAGCGCGGCGACGCCAGCGCGTGGGTCGGTACCAGCACCAAGGATTTCACCGATGTCGCCACCTCGAAACTGCTGCGGGATCTGGAAACCCGCCTCGATTGGGCGAGCAACCGAGTCGAGTTGCCGGCAGGCCGCTACGAGACGGTCCTTCCGCCCTCCGCTGTCGCAGACCTCATGATCTGCCTGATGTGGGCGATGGAGGGCCGAGCCGCGCAGGAGGGGCATTCGGCATTGTCGGCGCCTGGGGGCACCCGAATCGGGGAACGGTTGAGCACGCTCCCCCTCACCCTGTATTCCAACCCGGTCGAGCCCGGATTGGAATACGCTTCGTTCGTCACAGCCGCGTCGTCGTCGGAGTCCGTCTCCGTCTTCGACAACGGAATGGACGCCGGCCGGGTCGACTGGGTGCTCGGCGGCACCATCGACGCACTCGCCTACCCACGGGCCGCGGCGAAGGAGTTCGGCACCGAGGCCACCGTTCCGGGTGACAACTTGATCCTCGACGGGCAGGGATCATTGTCGCTCGACGAGATGGTGTCCGAGACCGAACGCGGCCTGCTCCTCACCACCCTCTGGTACATCCGCGAGGTCGACCCCGCAACGCTGCTGCTGACGGGTCTGACCCGCGATGGCGTCTATCTCATCGAGAACGGGAAGGTCACCGGTGCGGTGAACAACTTCCGGTTCAACGAGAGCCCACTCGATCTGCTGCGCCGAGTCACCGAGGCCGGCGCCACCGAACGGACCCTGCCCCGCGAGTGGAAGGACTGGTTCACGCGGACCGCCATGCCAGCGCTGCGTGTTCCGGATTTCCATATGTCGTCGGTCAGCAAGGCGTTCTGA
- a CDS encoding YciI family protein — protein sequence MSLFAVEYTYNPATSSGRDDHRTDHRAWLTELTRRHMVRSMQPLHDGGGLVIIVDADDADSVARLFKHEPFARAGLVEKVHISEWTPSVDELSS from the coding sequence ATGTCTCTGTTCGCCGTGGAATACACCTACAACCCGGCAACGTCGTCGGGTCGTGACGATCACCGGACCGATCACCGCGCCTGGCTCACCGAGCTCACCCGTCGCCATATGGTGCGGTCGATGCAGCCCCTGCACGACGGTGGCGGCCTGGTGATCATCGTCGATGCCGACGACGCCGACTCCGTCGCACGGCTGTTCAAGCATGAACCGTTTGCCCGCGCCGGTCTGGTGGAGAAAGTGCACATCAGCGAATGGACGCCCTCCGTGGACGAGTTGAGCAGCTGA
- a CDS encoding TldD/PmbA family protein encodes MTASRQVDPEFLALPLRSLADAALPAARSAGASHADLRVHRLTSQSLRLREGEVQSVVDSSELGFAVRVLVDGTWGFASHAELTPETAVATTEEAVAVARALRGLNREHVELAAEPVYTNVHWVSDYEVDPFEVPTADKISLLGDYSRTLLASDGVDHVTADCLQVKEQTFYADLAGSSIVQQRVRLHPQLEATTVDQSAGVFDTMRTLAPPVGRGWEYLAPDDVWNWSAELAQIPDLLAEKVKAPTVVAGPTDLVIDPTNLWLTIHESIGHATEYDRAIGYEAAYAGTSFATPDKLGTLRYGTPIMHVTADRTVQHGLATTGYDDDGVQAQSWDLVADGVLVGYQLDRAFAPRLGLSRSNGCSYADSPHHVPIQRMANVSLQPDPVTDRSTDDLISGVEDGIYVVGDKSWSIDMQRYNFQFTGQRFYRIRGGRLDGQLRDVAYQATTTDFWGSMDAVGGPSTWQLGGAFNCGKAQPGQVAAVSHGCPSALFRGINVLNTRTEAGR; translated from the coding sequence GTGACAGCTTCTCGACAGGTTGATCCGGAGTTCCTTGCCCTCCCCCTACGTTCACTGGCAGATGCGGCGTTGCCCGCGGCGCGGTCGGCCGGCGCCTCTCACGCCGACTTGCGAGTGCATCGGCTGACCAGTCAGTCACTACGACTGCGCGAGGGCGAGGTGCAGTCGGTGGTGGACTCGAGCGAACTAGGATTCGCAGTTCGTGTCCTCGTCGATGGCACCTGGGGATTCGCCTCCCATGCCGAGTTGACACCCGAAACCGCCGTCGCAACCACCGAGGAGGCGGTGGCCGTGGCACGTGCACTGCGCGGACTCAACCGAGAGCACGTCGAGCTCGCCGCCGAACCCGTCTACACCAACGTCCACTGGGTATCGGACTACGAGGTCGATCCGTTCGAAGTGCCGACAGCGGACAAGATCTCCCTACTCGGCGACTACTCCCGCACACTGCTCGCGTCCGACGGCGTGGATCATGTCACTGCCGATTGCCTGCAGGTCAAGGAGCAGACCTTCTATGCCGACCTCGCCGGCTCGTCCATCGTGCAGCAGCGGGTACGGCTACATCCGCAACTCGAGGCCACCACCGTGGACCAGTCGGCCGGTGTATTCGACACGATGCGCACCCTCGCTCCACCGGTCGGGCGCGGATGGGAGTACCTCGCCCCCGACGATGTCTGGAACTGGTCGGCCGAACTCGCGCAGATCCCGGACCTGTTGGCGGAGAAGGTAAAAGCCCCCACTGTGGTGGCCGGACCCACCGACCTGGTGATCGACCCCACCAACCTGTGGTTGACCATCCACGAGTCCATCGGGCACGCCACCGAGTACGACCGCGCCATCGGCTACGAGGCCGCCTACGCGGGGACCTCGTTCGCCACTCCCGACAAGCTGGGCACCCTGCGCTATGGGACACCGATCATGCATGTGACCGCGGACCGGACCGTGCAGCACGGCCTCGCGACCACCGGCTACGACGACGACGGCGTGCAGGCCCAGTCCTGGGATCTGGTGGCCGACGGGGTCCTGGTCGGGTACCAACTCGACCGAGCGTTCGCGCCGCGGCTCGGTCTGAGTCGATCCAACGGCTGCTCGTACGCCGACTCGCCGCATCACGTTCCCATCCAGCGGATGGCGAACGTATCGCTGCAACCCGATCCCGTGACCGATCGCAGTACCGATGACCTCATCTCCGGGGTCGAGGACGGCATCTACGTGGTCGGTGACAAATCCTGGTCGATCGATATGCAGCGGTACAACTTCCAGTTCACCGGCCAACGCTTCTACCGCATCCGCGGCGGAAGGCTCGACGGGCAACTCCGCGACGTCGCATACCAGGCGACGACCACCGATTTCTGGGGATCGATGGACGCGGTCGGAGGTCCGTCGACATGGCAACTCGGCGGGGCGTTCAACTGCGGCAAGGCGCAACCCGGTCAGGTGGCGGCGGTCAGTCACGGCTGCCCATCCGCACTCTTCCGTGGCATCAACGTATTGAACACCCGGACGGAGGCCGGCCGATGA
- a CDS encoding amidohydrolase, with protein MPVSTQLLVGARIYSSVAPDATSMAVTDGVVSWVGDDRAARALHPGAEVVDLDGAFVAPAFVDTHVHVTALGLNIVGLDLVDAGSLRECLDRLSSFAHTHPDAVIWGHGWDESNWADGGPPTTAQLDEAAPGRAVYLSRIDSHSAVCSTALRRLVPSLAAAVGYSPDSPLVSEAHHAARAVARSLLTADQRSAARSAALDAIAARGVVGVHECGGPDISGLDDFRELLSTAHGVEIRGYWGEAVADAGEARELLQSTGAHALGGDLFIDGSIGSHTAWLGEPYADLGDCTGNGYLGVEEIANHVRACTVAGIQAGFHAIGDAAVAAAIDAFALVADELGGPAVAALGHRLEHAEMISGEDTARMAAWGVIASVQPAFDALWGGTSGLYARRLGTERALTLNPFAKAASAGVSLAFGSDAPVTEVEPWAMLRAAVHHRAPGSGISPRAAFAAATRGAWRAGGVRDGLAGTLNPGAPASYAVWNVDELVVDAPKDSVQRWSTDPRSRVPALPRLDDDAPTPVLLRSVHRGNVVYG; from the coding sequence TTGCCCGTGAGTACACAACTGCTGGTCGGCGCTCGAATATATAGTTCCGTTGCACCCGATGCCACGTCGATGGCGGTGACCGACGGTGTCGTGTCCTGGGTGGGAGATGATCGAGCGGCCCGCGCCCTCCACCCCGGCGCGGAGGTGGTCGACCTCGATGGGGCCTTCGTCGCACCGGCTTTCGTCGACACACACGTGCATGTCACCGCCTTGGGCCTGAACATCGTGGGGCTCGACCTGGTCGATGCGGGCTCGCTCCGCGAGTGCCTCGACAGGCTGTCGTCGTTCGCCCACACTCACCCCGACGCCGTCATCTGGGGGCACGGCTGGGACGAGTCGAATTGGGCGGACGGTGGGCCACCGACCACGGCGCAATTGGACGAGGCCGCGCCCGGGCGCGCCGTGTATCTCTCGCGGATCGACAGCCACTCGGCGGTGTGCTCGACCGCCTTACGGCGGTTGGTTCCTTCTCTGGCAGCCGCCGTCGGGTATTCACCGGACAGTCCACTGGTCTCCGAGGCACATCACGCCGCACGCGCAGTCGCGCGCTCCCTGCTGACTGCAGACCAACGATCCGCCGCACGCAGCGCGGCGCTCGACGCCATCGCCGCACGCGGAGTCGTCGGCGTGCACGAGTGCGGTGGCCCTGACATCTCCGGGCTCGACGACTTTCGTGAACTCCTGTCCACCGCGCACGGGGTCGAGATCCGCGGTTATTGGGGTGAGGCCGTCGCCGACGCCGGCGAGGCTCGTGAGTTGCTGCAATCCACGGGTGCCCACGCCCTCGGCGGCGATCTGTTCATCGACGGATCCATCGGCTCACACACCGCCTGGTTGGGTGAGCCGTACGCGGATCTCGGTGACTGCACCGGGAACGGCTACCTCGGAGTCGAAGAGATCGCGAATCATGTCCGCGCCTGCACGGTCGCTGGGATTCAGGCCGGGTTTCACGCGATCGGGGACGCCGCCGTCGCCGCAGCGATCGATGCCTTCGCCCTCGTCGCGGACGAATTGGGCGGTCCTGCGGTCGCGGCACTCGGACACCGACTCGAGCATGCCGAGATGATCTCCGGCGAGGACACGGCACGGATGGCGGCATGGGGTGTGATCGCCAGCGTCCAACCCGCCTTCGACGCCCTGTGGGGCGGGACCAGCGGCCTGTACGCGCGGCGCCTCGGAACCGAGCGCGCGCTTACTCTCAATCCGTTCGCGAAGGCTGCGTCCGCGGGTGTGTCACTGGCCTTTGGTTCCGACGCGCCCGTGACGGAGGTCGAACCCTGGGCGATGCTGCGAGCCGCCGTCCACCATCGTGCTCCGGGCAGCGGTATCTCGCCCCGGGCCGCGTTCGCCGCCGCCACTCGAGGTGCGTGGCGCGCCGGGGGAGTCCGGGACGGTCTCGCCGGAACACTGAATCCGGGTGCGCCGGCGTCGTATGCGGTGTGGAACGTCGACGAACTCGTCGTCGACGCCCCCAAGGATTCGGTGCAGCGATGGTCCACCGATCCGCGATCGCGGGTCCCCGCACTGCCTCGGCTCGACGATGACGCGCCGACACCGGTACTACTGCGTTCGGTCCACAGGGGGAATGTCGTTTATGGGTAA